DNA from Granulicella arctica:
CCGGTATCCGAAACAACAGCATCACCGGCCACAACACCAGCAACGCCAGCGCCACCAGAGCCCCGTAGTACGTCAGCACCAGCTTGCCCAGATTGACCAACACCCCCGCGCCCATCTGCCCCACCGTATACGCCAGCGCCGCCCCCACCGCCACCGGCGCAAGATACATCACAATGTTCGTGAACCCGAACATCACCTCACTCACACTCTCCGTCAGCCGCAGCACCGGAGCCCGCTTCGCCTCCGGCAGCATCGCAAGCGCAATCCCAAAAAACACCGCAAACACCGACACCTGAAGAATCTGCCCCTCATAAATCGACTTGATCAGATTCTCCGGAAACACGTGCAGCACAAAGTCCTGCCAATGCTGCGCCGGAGCCGAAGGCAAAGCCGCCACGCCCGCCGCCACCGGCAACGACAACCCCACCCCCGCCTTCGTCACATGGATCGCCACCAACCCAATCACCAGCGCCAGCGTAGTCACCACCTCGAAGTACACGAGGCTCTTCCAAGCCATCCGCCCGACGCTCTTCATATCCCCATGCCCAGCGATCCCCGTAATCAGAGTCGCCAGAATCAGCGGAGCCACAATCGTCTTGATCAGCCGCAGAAAGATGTCGCTCACCACCCTCAACTGCATCGCAAATCCCGGCGCGTCAAACCCGATCTCCGCCCCCGCCACCATCGCCACAAAGAT
Protein-coding regions in this window:
- a CDS encoding dicarboxylate/amino acid:cation symporter encodes the protein MIGAALVALAVGVALPVVGHGAHGLVGVLLRWVAVMLLCGFALGRRSLTPWIFVAMVAGAEIGFDAPGFAMQLRVVSDIFLRLIKTIVAPLILATLITGIAGHGDMKSVGRMAWKSLVYFEVVTTLALVIGLVAIHVTKAGVGLSLPVAAGVAALPSAPAQHWQDFVLHVFPENLIKSIYEGQILQVSVFAVFFGIALAMLPEAKRAPVLRLTESVSEVMFGFTNIVMYLAPVAVGAALAYTVGQMGAGVLVNLGKLVLTYYGALVALALLVLWPVMLLFRIPVLGFCKAVAEPASLAFATSVSEAALPRAMEVMEAFGVPRKVVSFVIPAGYSFNMDGAAVYLTLASMFVVQAAGMHLSMGEEIGMVLMLMLASKGVSGMPRASLMVLMAAAASLRLPSEPIFVMLGIDAVMDMGRTTMNVVGNCLASAVVARWEGEFGAELPSAVVVEGMAE